The Candidatus Hydrogenedentota bacterium genome includes the window GCGTCGCACCTCTGGATGAGGGTCCGCCAGGGTGGGTAGGAGCGTTTCCGTTGTGAGTTTTCCGAGTAGCCCAAGCGTGGCCAGTGCTTGCACGCGAACTTGCGGCGCGTGCGTTAAGGACAGTAAGGATTGGAGCGGTAACGTCGTTGAAAGACTGGCCCGTTCTACCAAGAGCCGTTGTGCCATGTCACGCTGCCAACCGCTGGGACTGTCCATGGCGACGACGAGTTCGCCCGGGTTCAGCTTGGAGAGGTTGGGAATCGTTCGTCGGGGCTTGTCTTCCGGAACGACACGATAAATCCGGCCTTTGTCCTCTCCAGCCCGCAGGTCGAGCCGCGCTTGCATCTCGGCGGAGATCCACTCGGGGTGCTCCAGGACAAACCGATACATGTCGGCAACGTAGAGTGCGCCGTCGGGCCCGGTCCTGGTCGTGATGGGGCGAAACCAATTGTCGGTGCTGGCGAGAAATTCGCTGTGTT containing:
- a CDS encoding dehydrogenase — its product is NSSRVFPISPSMIRPNQPEFLNHTTSGCSPTPYRDDLFGPEFATTIFASEPVHNVVHREVLSRAGSGFVSHRAKGEEHSEFLASTDNWFRPITTRTGPDGALYVADMYRFVLEHPEWISAEMQARLDLRAGEDKGRIYRVVPEDKPRRTIPNLSKLNPGELVVAMDSPSGWQRDMAQRLLVERASLSTTLPLQSLLSLTHAPQVRVQALATLGLLGKLTTETLLPTLADPHPEVRR